The Pyrus communis chromosome 8, drPyrComm1.1, whole genome shotgun sequence region aactAAATTTGCTAATAcgtttaatattttaatacaaattatGTAAATCAACTTAACACAGTTCAAGTTTATTCGTGTTTGGCTCATTCGATTTGTGGTGGATAAGGAAAATGAGCCATGCTCGAATAAACTACTGAACTTATTAGCAAATTTAGTTGAATGCagctagtaaaaaaaaaaaaagaaatagcgGAGCttgaataaaatattaaacTTATTAGCAAATTTAGTTGAATTTTGAGCTTTAGTATAAGAgagctttaacgaaaaactccttgtattgttcattttaaagaaaaaccatatttttacactaaaagtcaatcctgatactatccACTTGACCCTTTaatttgttcttatcattaatactcaaaattttcaaaccattttcattcgttttcttttatataatcCGCTCATGAAGAACTTGTGCTCTTATTTTACTATACGAGCTTTGTTCTTGTAACGAAAAGTTCCACGTAGCCAAAACCCAATTTCATCATCGTACATGAAAAAGTTCCAAATGAAAACTGCCCTACTTCGCAGTGCTTGGAGTTTGGAAGGCAAATGTTTCATCAAGTGAAGAAAGTACAAAATAAGTTAGGGGACCATCAGGTAGTTCCCCGGTCGAGGTTAGGAAACATCCATCAAGAGTCTTCATCATCGCCTTCTTCGGACCTTCTGCGTATGGTTTTCAAGTCGACCAAATGGCGCATAGTCGGCCTGCCATGCGGGCAATTCCAAGGAGACTTCAGACCCGCCAAATGCTCAAGAATCTGAAACAGTCGATTATGTCAGAATTTTGCACGGTTTGATACTACAAACTGAAATTTACCGAGGTGTTACTGAAAAGGGTTAAAGAGACAGGTGGTTGCGAAACAGGCGGAGGATCAACAGTAATACAAGATTATGCAAAAGGGTGTTACCTTCTGCATCTCATTTCTTCCAAGGGCGTCCCCAATCATAACAGATGATCTGCATGCGCGTGATGCTAGCATTGCACGAACTCTTGATGGGCAAACAGAATCAACTGTGTCCGTCTTATAACTCCCCATGACTGAGCTTTCCCCGTGACTATCAGCAAGAGTGGAAATCAGGTCCTTGACATCTGtttaaaaccaaaaacaataatCATCGTCTTGTGTGCATCCTTTCGTGAAAGTGCGTGTGGCTTTTTCAGAAGAAAAACATGTTACAGATAGTATGACTAGGTACAATAACGGACTCCATATATGAACATGGACATTCAAATGCAAATGTTAGTTACATTCATTGGAGATCGGCGAATCCTAGTCTCTCAAACAAAACATTGTCAATATTCTCTCCAACTGACatggaaatatttgaaaataattCGTACCTTCAACTCCAAAAGTTATGTTTTTACTGAAGGGGACAGCTTTCAATTTAAAATGTTGCCCAGGCGGAGACTGTGGATCCTCTTCCAAAGAGAATCCATTTTTCCTAAGATTGAGACCAGAAACCTGATGTAAGGATCAAAATATAATCTTATTATTAATGAGTAATATGTGTATGAAAGAACGTAGTCAGACAGATTTTGCACCTGATTATGTCTATGTGCATTGAAGCAACAACTTCTTCCTGAGGAGATAACTCTAACCTCAATGGCCTACACAATCAAAGGTGAAAATAAGGCCTACCTACTTTATCTCCGATTTCATAAGGGAAAAGTCCTCTGAAACAATAATCCATACATACTGGGGATTAGGACATGCCCAATAAAGGTATTCAAAAACTCTAACTCACCGAAGAAGAGGCTGTTGGTTTAAGATAGTAGATTGTGATAGACGCTCAAAATTGTACTTCTCATCAGCTGCATGCTGGAAAGAGAAAAGACTATATCAGGTCCCAGTTTTCACCGAGGTAAATATGTGAACGTAGTGCAAAAATTTGAAGCGGGAAGAACTAACAGCATTACACCACTCAACATTAAACTAATTCTGAACCATGGATGGTACATACTTGATCCACAATAAACAGATCTTGATCTAACTTCCCAATGATGAAGCCAAGATTGAATTGCCCAATTACCTAAAAAATTGGGAAGCAACTGGATGTCAATACCAGCTAAACATAATCCAAATGCATGTGTGGAGTAAATATGTGAGGAAAACGTAGAACAGAAAGAAAAGTAAGAAATGATCAAAAGATCCAGTCAAGGAAAGCTGATGTTGGTAATAGCACAGAAATGCATAACATATGGTTTAGCAAGCAACTACCTTCATTCTGCCAAAATCTTGCTTTCTAAAAAGTCTTTCCAACTCAGTAGTAGCTGCAGCTAAAGCCCTTGCTTTCCGCTCCTCGTTTTCTGATTGAGAAAGCTCAAGCGTTGCAGCAGCAAAGCACCTGTTAGTGGGCATACAAATCTTTCCCATAAAAAACAGCATTTACCAATACTTTGCATGCTTCAAAAGTAACCATTCTAAAAGACCTTTGTGCTTTTACTCCTCCAGGTAAGCTTGATTTCGATCTAGACAACATCCGCAGCCTCCTTGTTTTTAGGTCTTGAAAGCTAAATTGCAAGGTTGAACACATCATAACACCAGAAGAAGTCTTTGGAGTGTCTAATAGTATACAAGAAGGTGATGGAGCTGGGACAGGAAGATCTTCAGACAAACAATTTAGACCTCCGCTAGGTGAAGCAGGTGATGCCATATTAGAAAGAGGATCTGCTATATGTTGAGGCTGTACATCCTGTAATTGAATTGTCAAGTATTAGGATTAAAGTTTCAATCCTACTATTATCTGGACTAAGATTATTTCCAGTTTGATTAGGGTTAGATTTAGTTCCTATTCTATTTTGGATTAGGATTTCTTTCCTAGAATGGGTTTACTTTCCTGCGTTCTTTAGGTTTAAGCATTATAAATATCTCTTGTAATTCCAACAGTTAAAACAATAAAGAGTTGATGGAtagaaaagctttgttttccAGAGATTGGAATTCTAATCCTGCAATGGGATTATTTTGGTGAGATGCCAAAATTCTTGATGTGAGGCCAAGAACAGGTGAGAGGCCCCTGAAGACCTTCTAGTTATTCTTTATTGTTGTGTtaattaagttttctttgttttaattctGCTAAACTATCAAATTTCCCCTCCCCAACTCTGTTCCGCATCACCTTGAGTATCTCAGAAGCATTCCATGCGTTCTATCTACCTTGATTTCTTTTACGTATTTTCTACAATAAGCCATAACTTTTTGATAGGATAATGATATATCATGATTCAACAAATTATAGTGCTTTCTGTCATCTCCAAAGAAAATATTGCAAATGGTGTAAAATAAGCATACAGCAATGATGtcagaacttagggccataaAACATCAGTGATAACTTCCTGAgctctcattaattttaattaccGAAAGAGAAACTTGTTAGTCTTGTACAcatcaaactcaaaacaaacaagTTAAGAAGTTAGGTAAAAACTAGAAATCCGCTTACCTCTCTAGGATTGAGATCTTTAGTGTTGCCCCCAACAGAAATTGGACCTCTAATTTTATTGAGAATCTTGTCTGCTCTAAGATACTTGGATGGCTCATTCTCATCAGCTTCAGCAGAGTTATCAATCCCAGAAGCATTGGCCTGGTCATGCCGAACAGGAGAGTTTGAAACAGTAGCATGCAAATCAGAAGTGCTTTCCTTGGAGTGAGAATGAAGAGCTCGGTTCCTTAGGACAGGCATTTCAGATAGCACTGTACTaatattttcatgttttcttttaCTTACGGTCACAAATTGATTGAGTGATGATTGAACAGAGATTGAACGACTACATGACTCTCCATTGGCAGCATTCTCAACCACTCTTGAAAGAGAATGAGTTTGATCAGTTGTCATACTGTTGATATCTGTTGTTAATTTGCTACTACTACCACCAACCTTCTTACTGCTGTGTACTCTAAGAGTAAAGCCCTTGCTCATTGCATCTTCTAGGCTCAACTCTTCTACATCATCGGTGTACTCAGACTCAGTTTCAGGAGCTTTCGGACGAGCATTGCCTTCTGCAAGGTGATCCTTAACATGAATTTCTTCGGGAACACTGCCATCCAGAGATGATTGCTTCGGGAACATACGAGACATTTGATGACGAAAGCATGACTCAGAGCTACCTGCTTCCTTAGTAGGCACCTCCTCAACTTTATTAATAGAACAAGGAGCATCACTTGGAGAATATGTTTGCAGCAAACCGCCTGGAGTGGCAATGCTCACTTCTTCAGAAACATCATCCTCTGTAGGCGATTGTTTCAGAAACTTAGACCTTTGACGAGGAGAACACAACTCTGACCTATCTGCTTCCTTAGTAGGGTCCTCAATTTTATTTACAGTGTAATGAGCATTACTTGAAGAATAAATCTCCTGTAAACCCTCCCTAAGGGCAACCAGTATGGCGCTTTCATCAGAAAAGAACACTTTCCTTTTATCAGGAGTTACATTGACATCACACGCTCTTGTTGGAACTGTAAAATTCATTATTGCAATGGGGTGCTGCTGGGAATTTGCTCTTCTATACAACTCATTCACAAGCTTGGTAACTTTAGGCATATCCACCGGCCTACCATTCACAAAAAAGTACTGTCTATCTCCCATATTTCGCCCACTACCCTGTCCCGACTTGGACAGAAAACCATCAACCTTGCAACTTTCAGACACAGATATACTCACTGGTTCTAAGCAATTGAACGTGGTCAATCCAAACAGTGTGACAATGTTATCTTTAAGGGAACCACTCCCTTGTGTTTTAAGTACCACAGATTTCGCATTTTTACCAGTAGCATTCGTGCAGACTAACCGAACGCCTTTTGCAATAAGAGCATAGGCCTATAAATCCAAATACCACAAGTATAACGATATAAGTTACGAATCTACACTATCCATGGCACTCAATATAACATTATAAAGTAACAAAGTATTATGCTATAATAAGTTATAAAACTCACACACATTCAATAAAGAAACAAGCTTTCCATACTCCTTCCGAATGTTGCGGCTGAATTCCTTGCACCGCACTGGTAAATTCGAAAACAAGTTCTTCACCGTGACGGTAGTGCCCACTTGCCGGGCGGTCTTCTTCTCGGCGACCAACAAACCCGAATGGTCGAATGTCAAGTGCGCGGCGACGGTCTCGTTCTTGGTCCTGGTTTCCACAGTCAAATCCCCCAAAGCACAGAGAGAGCTCAAGGCCTCGCCGCGGAAGCCGAAGGTGGTGAGGGACTGGAGGTCCGGGAACCCGGCGAGCTTCGAGGTGTGATGCTTGAGGGCAAGGACACGGAAGTTGTTCGGCGAAATGCCACAGCCATTGTCGACGATCTGGAACCACTCTTTGCCGTAGTCTTTGAGGGCGATTTCGATGCTGGTGGCGCCGGCGTCAAGGCTGTTCTCCACCAATTCCTTCACGGCGGCGGAGAGGTCGAGAATCACTTGGCCGGCGCAGATCCTGTGCACCACGCCCTTGTTTATCGGCATTATTGTGGGGGAATCGGACGGAGCTGTTGCTGCTTCCATTTAAACCCTAAATCATCGATATGATGCCGTTTCTGAGTTGAAATGCACCGGGAAAATGCTCGATCGTAGAAAAAGtggaaaaaccctagaaattgacCTTTCGGATTTTGGCGCCTAAAAATGAAGCGCAACCGTTAGAGCGCGCGAGGGACTGGTGTTTACGCGGCCGAAGCTGACGTTTCACTCGTCTGCAGCTTTTCCCCTCTActtctttcattttcaattttttatctttACGATTTTTCTtcggaactttaacaaaaaatttccgATCATATtctctttaacaaaaaaatcatatttttaaattaaaaagtcaaatttagtactatttattttactctttattttatctttaccataaaaactcaaaattttcaaaccatttttattaaatttttttttcttaagtgATTTTGTATAAATTATGAAAAGAGGAATTCAAATTAATTcaattgcaaaaaaataaatttaaactcacGCGCATAAGAAATTAAACATTGCTCTAAGTGTGTCATCTTTTTAATTCTAGATTTAAccgttgttaaaaaaaatctaaaatttatcTAATACTGATTGTATATGTAGACATTGTTCGTCTTGTTAGAGCATTTTCAAATGAAATGTTCAAAAACATATGTCAACTTTTATTTgaatgttgatgtggcattTTAAAGTCTACTATTTGACATAAAAGACAATATCTTGAATATCAAGTTGTAGGCTTTAAAATGCCACATCAAAatccaataaaattggacatatattttttaacgtctcatttgaaga contains the following coding sequences:
- the LOC137741989 gene encoding DNA mismatch repair protein PMS1 isoform X2; its protein translation is MEAATAPSDSPTIMPINKGVVHRICAGQVILDLSAAVKELVENSLDAGATSIEIALKDYGKEWFQIVDNGCGISPNNFRVLALKHHTSKLAGFPDLQSLTTFGFRGEALSSLCALGDLTVETRTKNETVAAHLTFDHSGLLVAEKKTARQVGTTVTVKNLFSNLPVRCKEFSRNIRKEYGKLVSLLNAYALIAKGVRLVCTNATGKNAKSVVLKTQGSGSLKDNIVTLFGLTTFNCLEPVSISVSESCKVDGFLSKSGQGSGRNMGDRQYFFVNGRPVDMPKVTKLVNELYRRANSQQHPIAIMNFTVPTRACDVNVTPDKRKVFFSDESAILVALREGLQEIYSSSNAHYTVNKIEDPTKEADRSELCSPRQRSKFLKQSPTEDDVSEEVSIATPGGLLQTYSPSDAPCSINKVEEVPTKEAGSSESCFRHQMSRMFPKQSSLDGSVPEEIHVKDHLAEGNARPKAPETESEYTDDVEELSLEDAMSKGFTLRVHSSKKVGGSSSKLTTDINSMTTDQTHSLSRVVENAANGESCSRSISVQSSLNQFVTVSKRKHENISTVLSEMPVLRNRALHSHSKESTSDLHATVSNSPVRHDQANASGIDNSAEADENEPSKYLRADKILNKIRGPISVGGNTKDLNPREDVQPQHIADPLSNMASPASPSGGLNCLSEDLPVPAPSPSCILLDTPKTSSGVMMCSTLQFSFQDLKTRRLRMLSRSKSSLPGGVKAQRCFAAATLELSQSENEERKARALAAATTELERLFRKQDFGRMKVIGQFNLGFIIGKLDQDLFIVDQHAADEKYNFERLSQSTILNQQPLLRPLRLELSPQEEVVASMHIDIIRFLVSILGKMDSLWKRIHSLRLGNILN
- the LOC137741989 gene encoding DNA mismatch repair protein PMS1 isoform X1, with translation MEAATAPSDSPTIMPINKGVVHRICAGQVILDLSAAVKELVENSLDAGATSIEIALKDYGKEWFQIVDNGCGISPNNFRVLALKHHTSKLAGFPDLQSLTTFGFRGEALSSLCALGDLTVETRTKNETVAAHLTFDHSGLLVAEKKTARQVGTTVTVKNLFSNLPVRCKEFSRNIRKEYGKLVSLLNAYALIAKGVRLVCTNATGKNAKSVVLKTQGSGSLKDNIVTLFGLTTFNCLEPVSISVSESCKVDGFLSKSGQGSGRNMGDRQYFFVNGRPVDMPKVTKLVNELYRRANSQQHPIAIMNFTVPTRACDVNVTPDKRKVFFSDESAILVALREGLQEIYSSSNAHYTVNKIEDPTKEADRSELCSPRQRSKFLKQSPTEDDVSEEVSIATPGGLLQTYSPSDAPCSINKVEEVPTKEAGSSESCFRHQMSRMFPKQSSLDGSVPEEIHVKDHLAEGNARPKAPETESEYTDDVEELSLEDAMSKGFTLRVHSSKKVGGSSSKLTTDINSMTTDQTHSLSRVVENAANGESCSRSISVQSSLNQFVTVSKRKHENISTVLSEMPVLRNRALHSHSKESTSDLHATVSNSPVRHDQANASGIDNSAEADENEPSKYLRADKILNKIRGPISVGGNTKDLNPREDVQPQHIADPLSNMASPASPSGGLNCLSEDLPVPAPSPSCILLDTPKTSSGVMMCSTLQFSFQDLKTRRLRMLSRSKSSLPGGVKAQRCFAAATLELSQSENEERKARALAAATTELERLFRKQDFGRMKVIGQFNLGFIIGKLDQDLFIVDQHAADEKYNFERLSQSTILNQQPLLRPLRLELSPQEEVVASMHIDIIRKNGFSLEEDPQSPPGQHFKLKAVPFSKNITFGVEDVKDLISTLADSHGESSVMGSYKTDTVDSVCPSRVRAMLASRACRSSVMIGDALGRNEMQKILEHLAGLKSPWNCPHGRPTMRHLVDLKTIRRRSEEGDDEDS